One genomic region from Nocardia vinacea encodes:
- a CDS encoding NUDIX domain-containing protein, translating to MSAATEIIARAIIRDGGRLLVARERGKTWAFLPGGHVEPGEPVESALIRELAEELGTAGRITGFAGVIEHGYTDRGNAHHEVNLIFEAELDGTPTSQENHLEFDWLPIDQIDTTDLRPSALKAVIASHTRSFWHSWNADK from the coding sequence ATGAGCGCCGCCACCGAAATCATTGCCCGCGCGATCATCCGCGACGGCGGTCGGCTACTCGTGGCACGCGAACGCGGCAAAACATGGGCCTTCCTCCCCGGCGGACATGTCGAACCCGGCGAACCCGTCGAATCCGCACTCATCCGCGAACTCGCCGAAGAACTCGGAACCGCAGGCAGGATCACCGGCTTCGCCGGTGTAATCGAGCACGGGTACACCGATCGTGGCAACGCACACCACGAAGTCAATCTCATCTTCGAAGCAGAACTCGACGGCACACCGACCAGCCAAGAAAACCACCTCGAATTCGACTGGCTCCCAATAGACCAGATCGACACCACAGACCTACGCCCCAGCGCTCTGAAAGCCGTCATCGCAAGCCACACCAGATCGTTCTGGCACAGCTGGAACGCCGACAAATAG
- a CDS encoding glycine zipper domain-containing protein, with protein MFRSALIKTSRVLAVSALPLAAAVVFAGASSASADQAAAPAAPVVAQPIAGLPLEDVTTNPDAQYPDPVLNGAAAGAAIGSATGSFIDPVPTVIGALIGGIVGSVNPGVIPQVLP; from the coding sequence ATGTTCCGTTCTGCCCTGATCAAGACGAGTCGCGTCCTTGCAGTGAGTGCCCTGCCGTTAGCTGCAGCCGTCGTATTCGCGGGCGCGTCTTCCGCCTCCGCGGATCAGGCTGCTGCTCCGGCGGCTCCGGTTGTTGCCCAGCCGATCGCCGGGCTCCCACTGGAGGATGTCACCACCAACCCTGACGCGCAGTACCCCGATCCAGTGCTGAACGGCGCGGCTGCGGGCGCTGCGATCGGCTCCGCCACCGGTTCCTTCATCGACCCCGTGCCCACCGTTATCGGCGCCCTGATCGGCGGGATCGTCGGCTCGGTCAACCCGGGCGTCATCCCCCAGGTGCTGCCCTGA
- a CDS encoding class I SAM-dependent methyltransferase: MQKTISPVLRAKALDNRLWDPILGDKYAEQAMRRLDPDYDKRRFGTSQMGLAAVVRAKAHDDWARSFLADHPDAVVLHLGCGLDARVYRIDPPATVDWYDLDYPSIIELRQQFLPPREHYTLIGSSVTDLTWLDRIPRGRPVLMIAEGLVPYLTEADLRRLLTSVVDAFPTGQIQFDTVPVWAWRTSKWDPTLRKYDTQFHCGFNDPAALADWHPRLEYVDEAPMNDSPVLMAKAPANVRRMFRLLNLLPGMKRSTRIVRFRF; the protein is encoded by the coding sequence GTGCAGAAGACCATCAGCCCTGTACTCAGGGCCAAAGCACTGGACAACCGGCTGTGGGACCCGATCCTCGGCGACAAATACGCCGAGCAGGCGATGCGTCGCCTCGACCCGGACTACGACAAACGCAGATTCGGCACCAGCCAGATGGGCCTTGCCGCCGTGGTACGCGCCAAGGCCCACGACGACTGGGCGCGAAGCTTCCTCGCCGATCACCCCGACGCGGTCGTGCTGCACCTGGGCTGCGGCCTCGACGCCCGCGTCTACCGGATCGACCCGCCCGCCACCGTCGACTGGTACGACCTGGACTACCCCTCCATCATCGAACTGCGGCAACAATTCCTGCCGCCGCGAGAGCACTACACCCTGATCGGCTCCAGCGTCACCGACCTGACCTGGCTGGACCGTATCCCCCGCGGCCGGCCCGTGCTGATGATCGCCGAGGGGCTGGTGCCCTACCTGACCGAGGCCGACCTCCGGCGGCTGCTGACCAGCGTCGTCGACGCCTTCCCCACCGGCCAGATACAGTTCGACACGGTGCCGGTCTGGGCATGGCGCACCTCGAAATGGGACCCCACCCTGCGCAAATACGACACCCAGTTCCATTGCGGCTTCAATGATCCGGCCGCGCTGGCCGATTGGCACCCGCGCCTCGAATACGTCGACGAGGCGCCGATGAACGACTCACCGGTGCTGATGGCCAAGGCGCCCGCGAACGTACGCCGCATGTTCCGCCTCTTGAACCTGCTGCCGGGCATGAAACGGTCCACCCGCATCGTGCGGTTCCGGTTCTAA
- a CDS encoding serine/threonine-protein kinase encodes MSVQSAGGSFGNYHLERLVGRGGMGEVWLARDRAGGTVALKVLSAAYSADPGYRRRFEREARLGAQVRNPHVVPIHAFGEVDGHLFLEMDYIEGIDLATRLRSGALVSARAVEVITQAAEGLDAAHAAGLVHRDVKPGNILEDTSGFVYLIDFGIARAVDGSALTATGLVVGTLGYMAPERFTGTADARSDVYSLACVLYETLTGKLPYGEGDPAQQMHAHLMSEPPRASRAAGGVSPALDAVIARGMAKEPGQRYASAGEFAAAAGAALGGPVSAQPASARSGSHPLTRVITAVGPPPTLAEPRSAPQSPEPRTLSPAPRRKLLVRRWLPIATGLALVAAAALWLLNSDLGSDSAPGAATTAAASTEWPPHSTGGQSPVPAGAVRDGNFAFLVTEVASNVSRTGSVAPGGSYTIVTLSVTNVSQHGQVFRIADQRLITAAGRSLVPDVTATTELNPSGTGVDQIDPGSTRTIRLAFDLPGKDKNGKKNDKKNDTPSRLVLHGAPSSSGVTVPVG; translated from the coding sequence GTGTCGGTGCAGAGCGCTGGCGGCTCGTTCGGGAATTACCACCTCGAACGCTTGGTGGGTCGTGGCGGTATGGGTGAGGTGTGGCTGGCGCGCGACCGCGCCGGTGGCACCGTCGCGTTGAAGGTGTTGTCCGCGGCGTATTCCGCCGATCCGGGCTATCGGCGCCGTTTCGAGCGGGAGGCGCGGCTGGGCGCCCAGGTGCGCAACCCACACGTCGTGCCGATTCACGCTTTCGGTGAGGTCGATGGTCATCTGTTTTTGGAGATGGACTACATCGAGGGCATTGATCTGGCCACGCGGCTGCGGTCGGGTGCGTTGGTGTCGGCTCGGGCGGTCGAGGTCATCACCCAAGCGGCGGAGGGGCTGGATGCCGCTCATGCGGCGGGGCTTGTTCATCGGGATGTGAAGCCGGGCAATATCCTCGAGGACACCAGCGGTTTCGTATATTTGATCGACTTCGGTATCGCCCGCGCCGTGGATGGCAGCGCCCTCACGGCGACCGGCTTGGTGGTGGGCACGTTGGGCTATATGGCGCCGGAGCGATTCACCGGCACGGCCGATGCCCGTTCGGATGTCTACTCGCTGGCCTGCGTGCTGTATGAAACCCTCACCGGGAAGCTGCCGTATGGCGAGGGTGACCCGGCACAGCAGATGCATGCGCATTTGATGTCCGAACCCCCGCGTGCGTCACGGGCTGCCGGAGGTGTCTCGCCGGCGCTGGACGCTGTTATCGCCCGCGGGATGGCCAAGGAACCGGGGCAACGCTATGCCAGCGCGGGGGAGTTCGCCGCCGCGGCAGGTGCGGCTTTGGGCGGGCCCGTGTCGGCGCAACCGGCCTCTGCGAGATCGGGCAGTCACCCGCTTACTCGAGTTATTACCGCCGTCGGCCCGCCCCCGACCTTGGCCGAGCCCCGGTCGGCGCCGCAATCGCCCGAGCCCCGGACACTCTCACCAGCGCCTCGGCGAAAGCTGTTGGTGCGCCGATGGTTACCGATCGCCACCGGTCTAGCACTTGTGGCTGCAGCGGCACTGTGGCTGCTGAACAGCGACCTCGGGTCCGACTCCGCTCCAGGCGCGGCGACGACCGCTGCTGCCTCGACCGAATGGCCGCCGCACTCGACCGGTGGGCAATCCCCGGTTCCGGCTGGTGCGGTTCGTGACGGGAACTTTGCTTTCCTCGTGACCGAGGTCGCGTCCAATGTGAGTCGCACCGGTTCGGTAGCCCCGGGTGGTTCCTACACCATCGTGACGCTGTCGGTCACGAACGTCTCACAACATGGCCAAGTCTTCCGCATCGCCGACCAGCGCCTGATCACTGCCGCTGGCCGCTCCCTCGTCCCCGACGTGACTGCGACCACCGAACTGAACCCGTCCGGCACCGGTGTCGACCAGATCGATCCCGGCAGTACCCGCACGATTCGGCTGGCCTTCGACCTGCCCGGCAAGGACAAGAACGGCAAGAAAAACGACAAGAAGAACGACACCCCGAGCCGGCTGGTCCTGCACGGCGCGCCGTCGTCCTCTGGCGTGACCGTGCCGGTCGGCTAG
- a CDS encoding serine hydrolase domain-containing protein has product MNEITQELSEFVAASAEKLGVPGVAVGVLVGGREDFACQGVTSVDNPLPVDRDTMFVVGSVSKTFTATALMRLVAEGRVELDAPVRRYVPEFAAADAATDEITVLRLLNHTAGLEWRLSDDTGEGDDALARHAVKLAESQLIGNPGARASYSQAGFNLAGRIVENVTGSSFERAIASLLFEPLGLAHSCYAINDVMTRRFAVGHNVDANGALAVAGQWKDNRANNPGGGVVTSVGDLLRWARFHLGDGQTEGGERILPTELLHRMREQTVQLRGSTLGDAFGICWFLREADGVATIGHGGSANGQFADLLVVPERNFAVAVMSNAGPDAGLAFNRAVVKWVLEHYLGVVERDPEPLPYERARATEILGHYDNEMMRLTLDTDGTGLTIECAIKPEIRAAADTQLPPDLPPATLGLLPGDADEYIVTGGGLQGQRGFFTRDESGAVAGIDLAGRLFARVR; this is encoded by the coding sequence ATGAACGAGATAACCCAGGAACTTTCGGAATTCGTTGCGGCCTCGGCCGAGAAGTTGGGCGTACCGGGCGTCGCCGTCGGGGTGTTGGTCGGTGGTCGAGAAGACTTCGCGTGCCAGGGGGTGACGAGCGTGGACAATCCGCTTCCGGTGGACCGGGACACAATGTTCGTGGTCGGGTCTGTGAGTAAGACATTCACCGCGACCGCGTTGATGCGGCTGGTCGCCGAGGGCCGGGTGGAGTTGGACGCGCCGGTGCGTCGGTATGTCCCGGAATTCGCCGCCGCTGATGCGGCCACGGACGAGATCACCGTATTGCGGCTGCTCAACCATACGGCGGGGTTGGAATGGCGCCTCAGTGACGACACCGGCGAAGGAGACGACGCCTTAGCGCGGCACGCGGTGAAACTGGCCGAGTCGCAGCTGATCGGAAACCCGGGAGCGCGCGCGTCGTACAGCCAGGCGGGGTTCAACCTGGCCGGCCGGATCGTCGAGAACGTCACCGGATCGAGCTTCGAACGGGCCATCGCGTCGCTGTTGTTCGAACCGCTCGGGCTGGCACACAGCTGCTACGCGATCAACGACGTCATGACCCGACGGTTCGCGGTGGGCCACAACGTCGATGCGAACGGTGCGCTCGCGGTCGCCGGGCAGTGGAAGGACAACCGCGCCAACAACCCCGGTGGCGGCGTGGTGACGTCCGTGGGTGATTTGCTGCGTTGGGCGCGGTTCCATCTGGGTGACGGCCAGACCGAGGGCGGCGAGCGCATTCTGCCCACCGAACTGCTGCACCGGATGCGGGAGCAGACGGTGCAACTGCGTGGAAGCACACTGGGTGACGCGTTCGGCATCTGCTGGTTCCTGCGCGAGGCGGACGGTGTCGCGACCATCGGGCATGGCGGGTCGGCCAATGGCCAGTTCGCCGACTTGCTCGTCGTGCCGGAGCGGAATTTCGCCGTCGCCGTGATGTCGAACGCGGGCCCGGACGCGGGCCTCGCATTCAACCGAGCCGTGGTGAAGTGGGTGCTCGAACACTACCTCGGCGTGGTTGAACGCGACCCCGAACCGCTGCCCTACGAGAGGGCACGGGCAACGGAGATCCTCGGACATTACGACAACGAGATGATGCGGCTCACCCTCGACACCGACGGGACCGGCTTGACGATCGAATGCGCCATCAAACCGGAGATACGTGCCGCCGCGGACACCCAACTGCCGCCCGACCTGCCACCCGCTACTCTCGGCCTGCTGCCCGGTGACGCGGACGAGTACATCGTCACAGGCGGCGGTCTGCAAGGACAACGCGGGTTCTTCACCCGTGACGAATCCGGCGCCGTGGCCGGAATCGATCTCGCCGGTCGGCTGTTCGCCCGGGTGCGATGA
- a CDS encoding lipid-transfer protein: MPDTNNRDIAVLGAGMHQWGKWGRNFVEYGLVAARAALADAGVDHLDVGYIAGADTIRNGYPGFVSGATFAQALGWSGARISSSYAACASGAQAIANARAQILAGLTDVALVIGADAAPKGFFQPVGGERRDDPDWLRFHLLGATNPIYFALYARRRMALHGATLDDFAAVKVKNAKHGLNNPYARYRKEVAAEEVAASAIVSDPLRLLDICATSDGGAALVLTSMEYARRHGVTDPVRIRALSTVTPTFPKTVLDLPDFATDSSVAVEPPPHTFRSAIAHAAYEEAGLGPSDLSFAEVYDLSTALELDWYEDIGLCDTGGAEDLLRSGATTLGGRVPVNPSGGLACFGEAIPAQAIAQICELTWQLRGQADSRQVENARAGIAVNQGLFGHGSAIIATR; encoded by the coding sequence ATGCCTGACACGAATAATCGCGACATTGCCGTCCTCGGTGCGGGCATGCACCAGTGGGGCAAGTGGGGACGCAACTTCGTCGAATACGGGCTGGTCGCGGCACGCGCGGCGCTGGCCGATGCCGGGGTGGACCACCTCGACGTCGGCTATATCGCCGGTGCGGACACGATCCGCAACGGATACCCCGGTTTCGTCTCCGGTGCGACATTCGCCCAGGCGTTGGGCTGGTCGGGTGCGCGGATCTCGAGCAGCTACGCCGCCTGCGCCTCCGGTGCGCAGGCCATCGCCAATGCGCGTGCCCAGATCCTGGCCGGATTGACCGATGTAGCGCTGGTGATCGGCGCGGATGCCGCCCCGAAGGGCTTCTTCCAGCCGGTCGGCGGTGAACGCCGCGACGATCCGGACTGGTTGCGCTTCCACCTGCTCGGTGCCACCAACCCCATCTATTTCGCGCTCTATGCCCGCCGCCGGATGGCGCTGCACGGCGCCACGCTCGACGATTTCGCCGCGGTCAAGGTGAAGAACGCCAAGCACGGCCTGAACAACCCGTACGCCCGCTACCGCAAAGAGGTCGCGGCCGAGGAGGTCGCGGCCTCGGCGATCGTCTCGGACCCGCTGCGGCTGCTCGACATCTGCGCGACCAGTGACGGCGGTGCGGCACTGGTGCTGACCTCGATGGAGTACGCCCGCCGCCACGGCGTCACCGACCCGGTCCGTATTCGGGCGCTGTCGACGGTCACGCCGACGTTCCCGAAAACCGTCCTCGACCTGCCGGATTTCGCGACGGACTCCTCCGTGGCCGTCGAGCCCCCGCCGCACACGTTCCGATCCGCCATCGCGCACGCCGCGTATGAGGAGGCCGGGCTCGGTCCCTCCGACCTGTCCTTCGCGGAGGTCTACGACCTCTCCACCGCCCTGGAGTTGGATTGGTACGAGGACATCGGGCTCTGCGACACGGGCGGCGCCGAGGACCTGCTGCGCAGCGGCGCAACGACTTTGGGTGGACGCGTACCGGTGAACCCCAGCGGTGGGCTGGCCTGCTTCGGTGAGGCGATCCCCGCGCAGGCGATCGCTCAGATCTGCGAACTCACGTGGCAGTTGCGCGGCCAGGCCGACAGCCGCCAAGTGGAGAACGCCCGTGCAGGCATCGCGGTGAATCAGGGCCTCTTCGGTCACGGCTCGGCAATCATCGCCACCCGCTGA
- a CDS encoding GTP-binding protein has product MGTKAIDPQSIRNVTIIGDPDETTRVVHRLFRRFARTAATVHWVTSRVDHAIHIAELSSHAPIADLERSVRVADGVIAVVNAAVKSTPRLETILRLADDHQVARLCLVTGLGHPAADFDRCVRTIAETRGAVPLTLQIPIGIGTEFEGVIDLVPMWALEPMAVEFYGSHWKVAEQRYRNLVATVMEQDPADSDAILGFRQIPPEHLHERIRCLTRIGDAVPVLCDAAPWSDDIAPLLDAIVRYLPSPMHVCQPEHALDY; this is encoded by the coding sequence ATGGGCACCAAAGCCATTGACCCGCAGTCGATCCGCAACGTCACGATCATCGGGGACCCCGACGAGACGACGCGAGTCGTCCACCGCCTGTTCCGCCGTTTCGCCAGGACGGCGGCCACGGTCCATTGGGTGACGAGCCGCGTCGATCACGCTATCCACATCGCCGAGCTGTCGAGCCACGCGCCCATCGCGGACCTGGAGCGGTCCGTCCGGGTAGCCGACGGGGTGATCGCGGTCGTGAACGCTGCCGTGAAGAGCACGCCGCGACTCGAGACGATACTGCGCCTTGCCGACGACCATCAGGTCGCACGGCTGTGTCTGGTGACCGGACTGGGTCATCCTGCCGCCGACTTCGACCGCTGCGTCCGCACGATCGCCGAGACGCGCGGGGCGGTGCCGTTGACGTTGCAGATTCCTATCGGCATCGGCACCGAGTTCGAAGGCGTCATCGATCTGGTCCCGATGTGGGCGCTCGAACCGATGGCCGTCGAATTCTATGGCAGCCATTGGAAAGTCGCCGAGCAGCGGTACCGCAACCTCGTGGCCACGGTGATGGAACAGGACCCGGCAGATTCCGACGCTATCCTCGGCTTCCGACAGATCCCACCCGAACACTTGCACGAGCGCATCCGCTGCCTCACGCGCATCGGCGACGCTGTGCCCGTCCTGTGTGATGCGGCGCCATGGAGTGACGACATCGCCCCGCTCCTGGACGCCATCGTCCGGTATCTGCCGTCGCCGATGCACGTCTGTCAACCGGAACATGCCCTCGACTATTGA
- a CDS encoding PPOX class F420-dependent oxidoreductase: MTFTINEQQFLAEAGIGRLATVSPDGVVQNNPTSYRVNADGTIDIGGMRMRASRKYRNVEAGSRVSFVIDQQVSLEPYVIRGIEVRGTAEALDDEEPPFQPQERAVIRIHPERVISWGIDSGSFDFTSRGAE, encoded by the coding sequence ATGACCTTCACCATCAATGAACAGCAGTTCCTCGCGGAGGCCGGGATCGGTCGGCTGGCCACGGTGTCGCCCGACGGCGTTGTGCAGAATAACCCGACCAGCTATCGGGTGAACGCCGACGGCACGATCGACATCGGGGGCATGCGGATGCGTGCCAGTCGCAAGTACCGCAATGTCGAGGCGGGCAGCCGGGTGTCGTTCGTCATCGACCAACAGGTTTCATTGGAGCCATACGTGATTCGCGGCATCGAGGTACGCGGCACGGCCGAGGCGCTCGATGACGAGGAGCCACCGTTCCAACCCCAGGAACGCGCGGTCATCCGAATTCACCCCGAACGGGTCATCTCCTGGGGCATCGACAGCGGATCCTTCGACTTCACCAGTCGCGGCGCCGAGTAG
- a CDS encoding Zn-ribbon domain-containing OB-fold protein, with product MADWFTADDGAVRLVGSRCDVCGTPYFPRNTLACRNPQCASPKDGSELVEYLFSTRGRIWSYADARYKPPPPYVSPDPFEPYVVAAVELEVEQMVILGQVQRGLTVDDLAVGMPVELTLGVLYEDEEAEHTVWMWRPVDA from the coding sequence GTGGCAGATTGGTTCACTGCGGACGACGGCGCGGTACGTCTCGTGGGAAGTCGCTGCGATGTGTGCGGCACACCGTATTTCCCGCGGAACACGCTGGCCTGTCGCAACCCGCAGTGTGCAAGTCCGAAGGACGGCTCCGAGCTGGTCGAGTACCTGTTCTCCACGCGTGGCCGGATCTGGTCATACGCGGATGCCCGGTACAAACCGCCCCCGCCCTATGTCTCGCCCGATCCGTTCGAGCCGTATGTCGTCGCGGCGGTGGAGCTCGAGGTCGAGCAGATGGTGATTCTCGGGCAGGTCCAGCGCGGCCTCACGGTGGACGACCTGGCCGTCGGCATGCCGGTCGAACTGACCCTCGGCGTGCTGTACGAGGACGAGGAAGCGGAGCACACGGTGTGGATGTGGAGGCCGGTCGATGCCTGA
- a CDS encoding class IV adenylate cyclase has protein sequence MKHEYEAKFLAIDVDAVRTKLTALGATQSFARMLLTRKIFENDALARGAWVRLRDEGSRSTLTLKQVTDASTIDGTTEIETTVGDLHAMAEILTKLGLQELRYQENYREEWQLGDVVFDLDTWPDLPTFLEIEGPDEAAVRHAADQLGLDYAEARFGSVDEIYKSETSRDILTEPTLLFSDTTGA, from the coding sequence ATGAAGCACGAGTACGAAGCCAAGTTCCTGGCCATCGATGTCGACGCCGTACGCACCAAGCTCACCGCTCTTGGTGCCACCCAGTCGTTCGCACGAATGCTATTGACCCGCAAGATATTCGAGAATGATGCGCTCGCCCGCGGCGCGTGGGTGCGGCTCCGGGATGAGGGCTCTCGCTCGACGCTCACCCTCAAGCAAGTCACCGATGCCAGCACAATCGACGGCACCACCGAGATCGAAACGACCGTCGGTGATCTGCACGCCATGGCCGAAATCCTGACCAAGCTCGGCCTGCAAGAGCTCCGCTACCAGGAGAACTACCGCGAAGAATGGCAGCTGGGCGACGTGGTGTTCGACCTCGATACCTGGCCGGACCTGCCGACTTTCTTGGAGATCGAGGGACCGGACGAAGCAGCGGTCCGCCACGCAGCGGACCAACTCGGCCTCGACTACGCCGAGGCGCGCTTCGGCAGCGTCGATGAAATCTACAAGAGCGAGACCAGCCGCGACATTCTCACCGAACCGACACTGCTATTCAGCGATACCACCGGGGCCTAG
- a CDS encoding MerR family transcriptional regulator — MITIGQLARYAGVTIKAVRVYHERDLLPEPPRDSSGYRRYRAEDAIDLVKIKTLAQAGVPLARVKELLTANSDEFAAAIAEIDRMLVERAEEIRRTRERIAELGSGDRLFVSTEVTEYLDRLQQLGVSDRAVRMERDLWILLQSVAPKQAAGWVADKLDAIDDTEFAAIYLDYDAAFDWSPDDPRLANLADRTRRWLTGRRTGAGRTTPTLDPKLIRLVNESVGITSPAWERLAQITQNSTTV; from the coding sequence ATGATCACAATCGGCCAGCTCGCGCGGTATGCGGGTGTGACGATCAAGGCCGTGCGCGTCTACCACGAGCGCGACCTACTCCCCGAGCCGCCGCGCGACTCCTCCGGCTATCGCCGCTACCGTGCCGAAGACGCCATCGATCTGGTCAAGATCAAGACACTGGCGCAGGCCGGCGTGCCCTTGGCGCGTGTCAAGGAATTGCTCACCGCGAACTCCGACGAGTTCGCGGCGGCGATCGCCGAGATCGACCGCATGCTCGTCGAACGCGCCGAGGAGATCCGCCGAACCCGTGAGCGGATCGCCGAATTGGGTTCCGGCGACCGACTGTTCGTGTCCACCGAAGTCACCGAGTACCTCGATCGCCTGCAACAACTCGGGGTCAGCGACCGGGCAGTCCGGATGGAGCGCGACCTCTGGATTTTGCTGCAATCGGTCGCCCCGAAACAGGCGGCGGGCTGGGTCGCCGACAAGCTCGACGCCATCGACGACACGGAATTCGCAGCCATCTACCTCGACTACGACGCAGCATTCGACTGGTCCCCCGACGACCCGCGCCTGGCGAACCTGGCCGACCGCACCCGACGGTGGCTGACCGGCAGACGCACCGGAGCAGGCCGGACAACCCCGACGCTGGATCCGAAGCTGATCCGCCTGGTGAACGAATCCGTCGGAATCACCTCGCCCGCCTGGGAACGGCTAGCGCAGATCACCCAGAATTCTACGACCGTGTAA